The following are encoded in a window of Arvicanthis niloticus isolate mArvNil1 chromosome 1, mArvNil1.pat.X, whole genome shotgun sequence genomic DNA:
- the Cutc gene encoding copper homeostasis protein cutC homolog isoform X3: MKKGASCERKQAWISSGKAGAGNGFLMEVCVDSVESAVNAERGGAGRIELCSGLLEGGTTPSMGILQVVKQSVQIPVFVMIRPRGGDFLYSDREVEVMKADIRLAKLYGADGLVFGALTEDGHIDKELCLSLVAFDMVHDPMAALETLLTLGFERVLTSGCDSSALEGLPLIKQLIDQAKGRIVVMPGGGITDKNLQRILEGSGATEFHCSARSSRDSGMKFRNSSVAMGASLAHSEYSLKVTDVTKVRTLNAIAKDVLV; the protein is encoded by the exons GAGCAGGAAATGGATTTCTTATGGAAGTGTGTGTAGATTCGGTGGAGTCCGCTgtgaatgcagaaagaggag GTGCTGGTCGGATTGAATTATGTTCTGGTTTACTGGAGGGAGGAACCACACCCAGCATGg GTATTCTTCAAGTAGTAAAACAGAGTGTTCAGATTCCAGTTTTTGTGATGATTCGACCACGTGGAGGTGATTTTTTATATTCAGATCGTGAAGTGGAGGTGATGAAGGCTGACATTCGTCTTGCCAAGCTTTATGGTGCTGATGGTTTGGTATTTGGGGCATTGACTGAAGATGGACACATTGACAAAGAGCTATGCTTGTCTCTTGTAG CCTTTGATATGGTTCATGACCCAATGGCTGCTCTGGAGACCCTCCTAACCTTAGGGTTTGAGCGCGTTTTGACCAGTGGATGTGACAGCTCAGCACTGGAAGGACTGCCTCTAATAAAGCAACTCATAGACCAG GCAAAAGGCAGGATTGTGGTAATGCCAG GAGGTGGAATAACAGATAAAAATCTGCAAAGGATCCTCGAAGGCTCTGGCGCCACAGAATTCCACTGTTCTGCCCGATCTTCTAGAGACTCAGGAATGAAGTTTCG AAATTCCTCTGTTGCAATGGGAGCTTCACTTGCTCATTCAGAATATTCTCTAAAGGTAACAGATGTGACAAAAGTAAGGACTTTGAATGCTATTGCCAAGGATGTCCTAGTTTAG
- the Cutc gene encoding copper homeostasis protein cutC homolog isoform X2 has protein sequence MNCWFTCLCLPSAGIKGAGNGFLMEVCVDSVESAVNAERGGAGRIELCSGLLEGGTTPSMGILQVVKQSVQIPVFVMIRPRGGDFLYSDREVEVMKADIRLAKLYGADGLVFGALTEDGHIDKELCLSLVALCRPLPVTFHRAFDMVHDPMAALETLLTLGFERVLTSGCDSSALEGLPLIKQLIDQAKGRIVVMPGGGITDKNLQRILEGSGATEFHCSARSSRDSGMKFRNSSVAMGASLAHSEYSLKVTDVTKVRTLNAIAKDVLV, from the exons ATGAATTGCtggttcacctgcctctgcctcccaagtgctgggattaaag GAGCAGGAAATGGATTTCTTATGGAAGTGTGTGTAGATTCGGTGGAGTCCGCTgtgaatgcagaaagaggag GTGCTGGTCGGATTGAATTATGTTCTGGTTTACTGGAGGGAGGAACCACACCCAGCATGg GTATTCTTCAAGTAGTAAAACAGAGTGTTCAGATTCCAGTTTTTGTGATGATTCGACCACGTGGAGGTGATTTTTTATATTCAGATCGTGAAGTGGAGGTGATGAAGGCTGACATTCGTCTTGCCAAGCTTTATGGTGCTGATGGTTTGGTATTTGGGGCATTGACTGAAGATGGACACATTGACAAAGAGCTATGCTTGTCTCTTGTAG CTCTTTGCCGTCCTCTGCCAGTCACTTTCCACAGAG CCTTTGATATGGTTCATGACCCAATGGCTGCTCTGGAGACCCTCCTAACCTTAGGGTTTGAGCGCGTTTTGACCAGTGGATGTGACAGCTCAGCACTGGAAGGACTGCCTCTAATAAAGCAACTCATAGACCAG GCAAAAGGCAGGATTGTGGTAATGCCAG GAGGTGGAATAACAGATAAAAATCTGCAAAGGATCCTCGAAGGCTCTGGCGCCACAGAATTCCACTGTTCTGCCCGATCTTCTAGAGACTCAGGAATGAAGTTTCG AAATTCCTCTGTTGCAATGGGAGCTTCACTTGCTCATTCAGAATATTCTCTAAAGGTAACAGATGTGACAAAAGTAAGGACTTTGAATGCTATTGCCAAGGATGTCCTAGTTTAG
- the Cutc gene encoding copper homeostasis protein cutC homolog isoform X1 has protein sequence MKKGASCERKQAWISSGKAGAGNGFLMEVCVDSVESAVNAERGGAGRIELCSGLLEGGTTPSMGILQVVKQSVQIPVFVMIRPRGGDFLYSDREVEVMKADIRLAKLYGADGLVFGALTEDGHIDKELCLSLVALCRPLPVTFHRAFDMVHDPMAALETLLTLGFERVLTSGCDSSALEGLPLIKQLIDQAKGRIVVMPGGGITDKNLQRILEGSGATEFHCSARSSRDSGMKFRNSSVAMGASLAHSEYSLKVTDVTKVRTLNAIAKDVLV, from the exons GAGCAGGAAATGGATTTCTTATGGAAGTGTGTGTAGATTCGGTGGAGTCCGCTgtgaatgcagaaagaggag GTGCTGGTCGGATTGAATTATGTTCTGGTTTACTGGAGGGAGGAACCACACCCAGCATGg GTATTCTTCAAGTAGTAAAACAGAGTGTTCAGATTCCAGTTTTTGTGATGATTCGACCACGTGGAGGTGATTTTTTATATTCAGATCGTGAAGTGGAGGTGATGAAGGCTGACATTCGTCTTGCCAAGCTTTATGGTGCTGATGGTTTGGTATTTGGGGCATTGACTGAAGATGGACACATTGACAAAGAGCTATGCTTGTCTCTTGTAG CTCTTTGCCGTCCTCTGCCAGTCACTTTCCACAGAG CCTTTGATATGGTTCATGACCCAATGGCTGCTCTGGAGACCCTCCTAACCTTAGGGTTTGAGCGCGTTTTGACCAGTGGATGTGACAGCTCAGCACTGGAAGGACTGCCTCTAATAAAGCAACTCATAGACCAG GCAAAAGGCAGGATTGTGGTAATGCCAG GAGGTGGAATAACAGATAAAAATCTGCAAAGGATCCTCGAAGGCTCTGGCGCCACAGAATTCCACTGTTCTGCCCGATCTTCTAGAGACTCAGGAATGAAGTTTCG AAATTCCTCTGTTGCAATGGGAGCTTCACTTGCTCATTCAGAATATTCTCTAAAGGTAACAGATGTGACAAAAGTAAGGACTTTGAATGCTATTGCCAAGGATGTCCTAGTTTAG